Genomic DNA from Leptotrichia wadei:
CTGGAACATTAATTAATAACGAATGAAAATTAGTATAAGTAACATTTCCAGGCTTACTATTCTTTATTTTTTTGACAAATTTTCTTTCACAGTAATCGACTGTAACTTTATCGCCTTTTTTTGCTTTAGAATATTCACAAGCGAGATTTGCAGCATAAATTAAAACATCTTCAGGAAGTTCTTGATTATTTCGTAAAATAAGAACATGGCTTCCAGGAATATCCTTTATATGCATCCATATATCGTTTGGCTGCCCTTTAGAAAAGGATATTTCCTCATTTTCCTTGTTATTTCTTCCAACAAAGATTTGAAAACCTTTGTAGTCAAATGATAATAATTCACGTTTTTTTGTTTTATTCAATTTAATTTTATTTTTTATTTTATTTCTATTATCTGATAAATTCAGCTCATTTTCAATTTCTTCGATTCCGATAAAATCGTTTTCCTTTTCAATGAACATCTTTATTTCCTCAAAATATTTTATTTCATTCTGAATATCACCAAATCTTAGATTTAAGGCTGAAATAGTACGTTTCCCTTTATTATATTTATTATAATAAAAATTTAAATTATCATTTGGAGATAAAAGCGGATCAAGATTTATAGTAATTTCCTGATTATTATAAAAATCAAAAACTGTAACTTTTTTCATTCCATATTTTATCTGGTGCATATTTGCCGCCAAAATATCTCCGATATTTTTATAATTTTCAAAATTCTCATTTTTTTTCAAGTCAACTTTTATATTTTTTTCTATTTTTTTGAATTTTTTTATTTGCGAATTAACATATTTTAACAAACTTTTCTTTTTTTCACTAATGACATTGGAAGTAATTGTTGTTTTAAAATAAGCATTTAAGCCTTCATTTAAAGTCTCAAAATATTTTCTGTTATTTTTATTTTCTGGATTATTTTCTAAATTAGCATTTTCCTTTTGACTAAATTCTGAAAACTCATTATAAGTCAGTACTTTCTGAATTTTTCCACGATTTAATATTTCATACATTACAGGTCTGTAACTAGACAAATATCTTTTAAAAATATTATAATCTTGTGAGCATTGTAATGCAAAAGCACGCCCAGCACCTTCAATCTTTTCCAAAAAAGTTTCTGTTTCAAATGGAAAATTTTCCTTTTCCAAATAAATCGGCGAAATCTTTTTTTCCTCAAAGGGCAATGTGTACTTTGCTCCAGTCATAATAACACGGTTTCCAACATCAATCGAAGTAAAATAAAGTGCAGACAGAATTTTATCTTTACAAGTCAAGAAAATATTACTTGCCTTTCCCATAATTTCAATAATTAACATATATTTTTCCACATCTCCAAATTGATTTAACTTTTCAAAGTCAAAATATACAATTCTGTCAAAACCTTCCTGCCTAATATTAACTAAAATCGAATTTTGCAAATGTTTTTTTAATGAAAGCAAAAATTTTGACTGAAAATCAGTATTTGGATCTTTTTCATCTTTTAAATAAAAAATTGTTGAATTATCCTTTACTTGAAAAAGAAGGTTATTTTTTCCAAAAAAGAGTGAAAATGACACTCTGTCATATTGAAAAATTTTCGTCAATTTATATCGTAATATTTTTTCCTTTATTTCCTTTACAAGAAATGAAATTCCAATTCCATCTAAATAGAGCATATTTTCCTCCTCTTTGACAAGGGGTCAAAACCTCCTTGTTATTACAGATGCTATTATTTCTTAATTTTGTGTAATTTAATTTTCCAATCGGCTATCATTATTTTTAAAGAGCATTTTTTCTAACCATAATGTTTTCTGCATCTTCAACATTTAATACTTTTTCATCTCCATCAACAACCATAGTTATTAAATATTTGTCAATATTTACAATTTTTATTAGGGATTTTATCATAACACCTTTTTCATTTAAATATTTCCTAATGGCAGTGCTTCCTTTAATTGATGACACTTGAACTAAATCGCCTTTTTCAAAGCTCAAGATTGATTCAGGCTGGATATCTTTTTTAACTTTATCTAGATTTTCCATAATTGTTTCAAAAACTTCAACAAATGTATCTAATTTTTCCTTTGGAATATCATCTGTTATTCTTTCTAGAATAGTTGAATGGAAATTACCGTGATAATTTAAGGCAACCTTTCCTTTTTGAGTCAATTTCACAAAAACTTTACGTCTATCAGTGTTCGACCGGGAACGTTCTAGAAATTGCTTTTCAGTTAATTTATTTACAGCAACAGAAGCTGTTCCCATTGTAATGCCTATTTTATCTGAAAGTTCATTCATTGTAATTTCATTTTCTCCAATTGCTTCAATAATATGCAGTTCTGATGTTGTTAGGCATTTAATTACCTGATTTAAGTTAATTTCTTCAATTTTGTAATATGTTTTATAAAATTTATCTAATAGAGTTTCAATTTTCTCGTACATTTTGATTTTCTCCTTTCTTAATTTTTTCTTTTTTTGTTTATTTTAAAGTTTCGATTTTTTTCTTGTAATTTCCGCTGAAAATATACGAACCTGCAACTAAGATATTTGCTCCAGCTTCCTTCACAAGTTTTGCAGTTTTGTCATTTATTCCACCATCTACTTCAATATCAATATCTTTGTCAATTTCTCGCAAATCTTTTATTTTTTGAATCATTTCAGGAATAAATTTTTGCCCGCCAAAACCAGGATTTACAGTCATAATTAGTACCATATCAAGATTTTTTAATTCGTATCTTAAAACATCTAACGGAGTAGAAGGATTTAGTGCAACTCCTGCTTTTTTTCCAAAAGATTTTATCAGCTGAATTGTTCTGTTCAAGTGTTTTATAGCTTCAACATGAACTGTGATAATATCAGAAAATTGTGCAAAATCCTTTATCAAATAATCAGGCTCATTTACCATTAAATGAACATCAAATACAAGATTGCTATGCTTTCTCAAAGATGAAATAACAGGAGCACCGAAACTAATATTTGGCACAAAATTGCCATCCATAACATCTAAATGTAGATATTCTGCTCCAAATTTTTCAACTTCTGCGATTTCTTCTCTTAATTTACTAAAATCTGCAGCAAGCAGAGAAGGTGATATTATAATCTTTTTATCCATAAAAATCAACTCTTTTCTTCAGTAATATTTATTCATAAATGAAAATTATTTAAGTATATTTTAAAAATTTTATATTTTCCAGCGAATACAGGTAAAAATCATATCGTTCCCTTGAAATATTTCCATTTTCCACATTTTCCTTTATTGCACAATTTGGCTCATTTACGTGAATACAGTCACGAAATTTACAGTTAGGAATAAATTCCAGAAATTCTGGGAATAATTTTTCTAATTCCTTTTTATTTTTCAGTTTTGGAAAATCCAACGTTGAAAATCCAGGCGTATCTATTAGATAAGAATGTGGGGCTGTCATAAAAAATCGGCTTTCTATCGTTGTGTGCCGTCCTTTTCTAGTTTTTCCACTGATATCATTTGTAGTTAATACTTCTTCTCCAATTAAAGTGTTAATAAGCGTAGATTTTCCAGCTCCAGATGGTCCTGAAATTACGACAGATTTTTTATTTATGTATTGTTTTAATTCTGAAAGTCCAGTTCTTGTTTCGGTAGAAATTGGAAAAATAGAAATTACATCTTTAAAAATTTTTTTGAATTTATTTAAAAACTTTTCCAGCTCTTCTTGTGAAACCAAATCAATTTTAGATAAGATTAGCACAACTGGAATATTTTGAGAATTTGCGTTTAAAAGCATTTTCTGAAAATTTGTAAAATCAAAATCTGGACTTTTTATTGAAAATAAAATGCCAATAAAATCAATATTTGCAATAAGTGGACGATATAAAAAATTTTGCCTTTTTTCAATTTTTTCAATAATTTTTTCTTTTTTGTCAAATTCTACAAAATCACCAATTATACAGTTCATTTTATCATTTTTCACTTTTAACATTCCGCGTAATTTACATTCATAAATATTTTCTTCACTTAAATTTTTGGAATTTTCATCTAAAACATAGTAAAATCCCTTTATCTTTCTAATAACTTTTCCTTTTATAAAAATATTTGAGAGAAATTTTAAAATAAATTTGCTTAGTAATCTAAAATTTATATCATAAAAGAATAAATATACAATAACAAGGGGTCAAGCCCCCTTGCTAAATTCAAAATGACATAGCTATAGCTGTCAAGCAAGTTTAACAAAAACTTAAAATAACTCCCGTCTCCTTTCTGTATTTTTCTATATTTAATTTTATAATTAAATAAATCCAATTTTTATAATTTTTAATCATCATCGTCTCCACCGCCAGTATTTGGTTCGCTGGAAGTTCCTCCACTATTTGAATTATTAGGCGGAGAAGCAGGAGTATTTCCATTATTTTGTTGTTTATCATTTTGTTGAGGAGTTTTTGGAGTATTGTTATCTATCTGATTTATTGTATCATCGATAGTTTTTTCAATTTCTCTCTCATTTATGTTATCTCGAGAACGATTGATAATTTCTTCATTTGATCTTGCTCGTTTTTTCACACTTGCTCCACTATTTACTACAACAGATACTTTTTGTCCACGCTGTATTTTTGTTCCAGCTGCAGGATTTGTAGATATAATTGTATTTACTGGCAATGTTGGGTCATTTGTCTGAGATACAGAGCCAATTTCAAGTCCAATTTGTTTTAATGTTTCTCTTGCATCATTTAAATCAAGTCCTGTTATATTTGGCATAACTGATGGATCTATCATTTGTTGTGATGAAACAAGTATTGATATTTTTTGGTTAATTTCCAATTTTGTCCCTGGTTTTGGATAAACTCCCAAAATAGTGTTGTATTTTTGATTAGATGGATAATAATCAATTGTCTCAATTTGAATATTTAACCCTTTAAGTCGTGATCTTGCCTCAAGCAGTTCCAATCCAATAATATTAGGAACTTTTACGTCTTCACCGTTATTTACCCAGATTCTTACGACTCTGTTTACTTTTACTTCTTTTCCAGATCTTGGATCCTGATTATATACCGTATCTAATGGTACTTTTTCCGTTTTGGAATTAATAACTTTGACTTTTAATCCAGCTTCCTTCAAATATTTTATCGCTTCTTTCTTGTCAAGCCCCGTAACATCAGGAATAACAGTAAGTCTAGTGTTAAAAAAATGACGTTCAAAAACATCTTTTCCAAATATTGCTAGTGTAACTAGACAAATCACTACAATAACAGTTTTAAAAGTTTTAGCATAACTAAATTTATATTGTGTGGCCATTTTTCACCTCGTTATTTTTATTTATAATTCTTTATTTTATATAATACCATAAATATTGAAAAAATGATATATATTATTTTTTATAAAAAATCTTAAAATAAAAATAAAATTTCTCATTTACTTTTAATTTTATCGTGTTATACTTAATTTAGAAAATAAAAATTTGGAAAGTAAATAATCAAGTGAAATTATGGAGGGAAAAATGAAAAAAGTAGCAATTGCGCTATTTTCTCTGTTAAGTGTATTTTCATTTGGAGCGAATGAAAATCTTGTGAGAAAAATTAGTGTTACGGGAAATGCAGAAAGGGAAATTATGCCAGATTTAGCAAAAATTAATTTCAAAGTTGAAGTGAAGGGAAAAAACTTAAATCAGGCAACAGATGAGGTAAATAAAAAAGTTGAGAAATTTAAGAATGAATTGAGAGCTAGAAGAATATCTTTGGAAAATTTGGAAACAACTGCATTTTATAATAGAAAAGGGACAGAATATGACAATGATGATATTTTAGACGTAAAGACGGTTCCAAATAAAAATGTAAAAAAATCTGATAAAAAGCCAACATCTTATGATGTGAAAATGTCAATATTAGTAAAAAATACTGATTTTAACAAAATTTCAGCATTAATTGACTTGGAAGATGGAGATAATTTACAAAGTATTCAGAAAAATTTTGATGAAAATACATTTGCATTTAATATAAATGAAAATGGAACAACAGTTGACCAGGCTTTAAATAAAGTGTTTAACAAACTTAATACTTCCAGAAGAAAGCTTATTTCAGCTGGAATCCCTGAAAATGATATTATTTTGAGTGATTATGAAATAAAGGAAAATTATACAGAAAATAAAGGTACAAAAAAAGATGTTTACTATGTTACAGATGAATTTGTGCTTACAACAAAAAATATAAAGGAACTTAATACAATAATTTCAATTGCCGATGACAACGGAATAAACATAAACGGTTCAATTAATTTTGACTTGTCAGATAAAGACAGAATTGAGTCAGAAATGTATAAAGATGCTTATAATCAAACAAAACAGAAAGCAGAAAGCATCTTACGTTCGAGCAAGATGAAACTGGGAGAACCAATTATTGTGAGTGAAGATGTGGAATTTCAGCAAAAGATGATTGACAGAATTGATCAGGATTGGAGTGTGACTTACAATGCAGCACCAGCGGAATTCGAATATACAAATACTATGACTAAGGAAATGACAGCACCTGCACCTATGGCAATGAGAGCTGGTAAATCTAGGGTTGATTATACTCCAAAACCATTAAAATTGACACAGAATATATCGGTTATGTATGAAATGAAATAAAAAAATTATATTTGATTTAAATAGATTAATTTGATG
This window encodes:
- a CDS encoding Rqc2 family fibronectin-binding protein — translated: MLYLDGIGISFLVKEIKEKILRYKLTKIFQYDRVSFSLFFGKNNLLFQVKDNSTIFYLKDEKDPNTDFQSKFLLSLKKHLQNSILVNIRQEGFDRIVYFDFEKLNQFGDVEKYMLIIEIMGKASNIFLTCKDKILSALYFTSIDVGNRVIMTGAKYTLPFEEKKISPIYLEKENFPFETETFLEKIEGAGRAFALQCSQDYNIFKRYLSSYRPVMYEILNRGKIQKVLTYNEFSEFSQKENANLENNPENKNNRKYFETLNEGLNAYFKTTITSNVISEKKKSLLKYVNSQIKKFKKIEKNIKVDLKKNENFENYKNIGDILAANMHQIKYGMKKVTVFDFYNNQEITINLDPLLSPNDNLNFYYNKYNKGKRTISALNLRFGDIQNEIKYFEEIKMFIEKENDFIGIEEIENELNLSDNRNKIKNKIKLNKTKKRELLSFDYKGFQIFVGRNNKENEEISFSKGQPNDIWMHIKDIPGSHVLILRNNQELPEDVLIYAANLACEYSKAKKGDKVTVDYCERKFVKKIKNSKPGNVTYTNFHSLLINVPEKSL
- a CDS encoding MarR family transcriptional regulator, coding for MYEKIETLLDKFYKTYYKIEEINLNQVIKCLTTSELHIIEAIGENEITMNELSDKIGITMGTASVAVNKLTEKQFLERSRSNTDRRKVFVKLTQKGKVALNYHGNFHSTILERITDDIPKEKLDTFVEVFETIMENLDKVKKDIQPESILSFEKGDLVQVSSIKGSTAIRKYLNEKGVMIKSLIKIVNIDKYLITMVVDGDEKVLNVEDAENIMVRKNAL
- the rpe gene encoding ribulose-phosphate 3-epimerase; translated protein: MDKKIIISPSLLAADFSKLREEIAEVEKFGAEYLHLDVMDGNFVPNISFGAPVISSLRKHSNLVFDVHLMVNEPDYLIKDFAQFSDIITVHVEAIKHLNRTIQLIKSFGKKAGVALNPSTPLDVLRYELKNLDMVLIMTVNPGFGGQKFIPEMIQKIKDLREIDKDIDIEVDGGINDKTAKLVKEAGANILVAGSYIFSGNYKKKIETLK
- the rsgA gene encoding ribosome small subunit-dependent GTPase A, with protein sequence MVYLFFYDINFRLLSKFILKFLSNIFIKGKVIRKIKGFYYVLDENSKNLSEENIYECKLRGMLKVKNDKMNCIIGDFVEFDKKEKIIEKIEKRQNFLYRPLIANIDFIGILFSIKSPDFDFTNFQKMLLNANSQNIPVVLILSKIDLVSQEELEKFLNKFKKIFKDVISIFPISTETRTGLSELKQYINKKSVVISGPSGAGKSTLINTLIGEEVLTTNDISGKTRKGRHTTIESRFFMTAPHSYLIDTPGFSTLDFPKLKNKKELEKLFPEFLEFIPNCKFRDCIHVNEPNCAIKENVENGNISRERYDFYLYSLENIKFLKYT
- a CDS encoding PASTA domain-containing protein encodes the protein MATQYKFSYAKTFKTVIVVICLVTLAIFGKDVFERHFFNTRLTVIPDVTGLDKKEAIKYLKEAGLKVKVINSKTEKVPLDTVYNQDPRSGKEVKVNRVVRIWVNNGEDVKVPNIIGLELLEARSRLKGLNIQIETIDYYPSNQKYNTILGVYPKPGTKLEINQKISILVSSQQMIDPSVMPNITGLDLNDARETLKQIGLEIGSVSQTNDPTLPVNTIISTNPAAGTKIQRGQKVSVVVNSGASVKKRARSNEEIINRSRDNINEREIEKTIDDTINQIDNNTPKTPQQNDKQQNNGNTPASPPNNSNSGGTSSEPNTGGGDDDD
- a CDS encoding SIMPL domain-containing protein (The SIMPL domain is named for its presence in mouse protein SIMPL (signalling molecule that associates with mouse pelle-like kinase). Bacterial member BP26, from Brucella, was shown to assemble into a channel-like structure, while YggE from E. coli has been associated with resistance to oxidative stress.) — encoded protein: MKKVAIALFSLLSVFSFGANENLVRKISVTGNAEREIMPDLAKINFKVEVKGKNLNQATDEVNKKVEKFKNELRARRISLENLETTAFYNRKGTEYDNDDILDVKTVPNKNVKKSDKKPTSYDVKMSILVKNTDFNKISALIDLEDGDNLQSIQKNFDENTFAFNINENGTTVDQALNKVFNKLNTSRRKLISAGIPENDIILSDYEIKENYTENKGTKKDVYYVTDEFVLTTKNIKELNTIISIADDNGININGSINFDLSDKDRIESEMYKDAYNQTKQKAESILRSSKMKLGEPIIVSEDVEFQQKMIDRIDQDWSVTYNAAPAEFEYTNTMTKEMTAPAPMAMRAGKSRVDYTPKPLKLTQNISVMYEMK